The proteins below come from a single Saccharopolyspora sp. SCSIO 74807 genomic window:
- a CDS encoding M20 family metallopeptidase, whose amino-acid sequence MMSGVGSDEQSGLEDLGAGRGPAWLDAWLAANADRVLAWRRHVHSHPELSRAEHDTTAFLCEQLTGAGLSPRVLPGGTGLLCDLGPEGQPRRTIALRADIDALPLTEATGLPFASGKDGVAHACGHDAHTTILLGTALALATAPELPGRIRLIFQHAEEVMPGGALDVLSAGGLDGVERIFGLHCDPRLPVGRVGVKPGAITSASDLLEIRLNSPGGHTSRPHLTADLVHALGTLVTGLPALLSRRVDPRTGTVLVWGAVHAGEAPNAIPQSGVLTGTLRTGDRGTWAELEPLVRELVGGLLAPLGVGFDLHHRRGVPPVVNEADSTELMSAAIQRALGEHAVTGTPQSSGGEDFGWYLEHVPGSFVRLGVRSGQARARDLHQPTFDLDERALLVGIRVMVGTALAALAE is encoded by the coding sequence ATGATGTCCGGCGTGGGGTCCGACGAGCAGTCCGGCCTGGAAGATCTCGGTGCCGGCCGCGGACCGGCCTGGCTGGACGCCTGGCTCGCGGCGAACGCCGACCGCGTGCTCGCCTGGCGCAGGCACGTCCACTCCCATCCGGAGCTCTCCCGCGCCGAGCACGACACGACCGCGTTCCTCTGCGAGCAGTTGACCGGGGCCGGGCTGAGCCCGCGGGTGCTGCCCGGCGGCACCGGCCTGCTCTGCGACCTCGGTCCGGAGGGGCAGCCGCGGCGCACCATCGCGTTGCGCGCGGACATCGACGCGCTGCCGTTGACCGAGGCGACGGGTCTGCCGTTCGCGTCCGGCAAGGACGGGGTCGCGCACGCGTGCGGGCACGACGCGCACACCACGATCCTGCTGGGCACGGCGTTGGCGCTGGCAACCGCGCCGGAGCTGCCCGGGCGCATCCGGTTGATCTTCCAGCACGCCGAGGAGGTCATGCCGGGTGGCGCGCTGGACGTGCTCTCGGCCGGTGGGCTCGACGGCGTGGAACGGATCTTCGGATTGCACTGCGACCCGCGACTGCCGGTCGGCCGGGTCGGGGTGAAGCCGGGCGCGATCACCTCGGCCAGCGATCTGCTGGAGATCCGGCTGAACTCGCCGGGCGGGCACACCTCGCGGCCGCACTTGACCGCGGACCTGGTGCACGCGCTGGGCACGCTGGTCACGGGACTGCCCGCGCTGCTGTCCCGCCGCGTCGATCCGCGCACCGGGACGGTGCTGGTGTGGGGTGCGGTGCACGCGGGGGAGGCGCCGAACGCGATCCCGCAGAGCGGTGTGCTCACCGGCACGCTGCGCACCGGGGACCGGGGGACGTGGGCGGAGCTGGAGCCGCTGGTGCGGGAGCTGGTCGGCGGTTTGCTGGCGCCGCTCGGCGTCGGTTTCGACCTGCACCACCGGCGTGGGGTTCCGCCGGTGGTCAACGAGGCCGACAGCACCGAGTTGATGTCCGCGGCGATCCAGCGGGCGCTGGGTGAGCACGCGGTGACGGGTACGCCGCAGTCTTCCGGCGGGGAGGACTTCGGCTGGTACTTGGAGCACGTGCCGGGGTCGTTCGTGCGGCTCGGAGTTCGTTCCGGGCAGGCGCGGGCGCGGGACCTGCACCAGCCGACGTTCGATCTCGACGAGCGTGCGCTGCTGGTGGGAATCCGCGTGATGGTGGGGACCGCGCTGGCGGCCTTGGCGGAGTGA
- a CDS encoding HAD family hydrolase, giving the protein MLLDVGGPIYDDSWYREALLRATCELVAENGGVLVEAEFQQVYDARRQSQSGSLRTAIAEHFLGPGQRERLSDRAESYWFYPPAALHPDVLPALRELSERYRLGVVANQRAVVLDALRRDGVAGFIDFWAISELVGAAKPDPAIFRHALRQAGVAPQHAVHVGNRLDSDVRGAQQLGMRTVWVVRGEAPPDPTQQQLREPDIAVFSLAEAPGAVDRLQQRVR; this is encoded by the coding sequence GTGCTGCTCGACGTCGGCGGCCCGATCTACGACGACTCCTGGTATCGGGAGGCGCTGCTGCGCGCGACCTGCGAGCTGGTCGCGGAGAACGGCGGCGTGCTCGTGGAAGCCGAGTTCCAGCAGGTCTACGACGCCCGGCGGCAGTCGCAGAGCGGTTCGCTGCGAACCGCGATCGCCGAGCACTTCCTCGGACCCGGGCAGCGCGAGCGGTTGTCCGACCGGGCGGAGAGCTACTGGTTCTACCCGCCTGCGGCGCTGCACCCGGATGTGCTGCCCGCGCTGCGGGAACTGTCCGAGCGGTACCGGCTGGGGGTGGTCGCCAACCAGCGCGCGGTCGTCTTGGACGCGCTGCGGCGCGATGGAGTCGCCGGGTTCATCGACTTCTGGGCGATCTCCGAGCTGGTGGGAGCGGCCAAACCGGACCCGGCCATCTTCCGGCACGCGCTGCGGCAGGCCGGGGTGGCTCCGCAGCACGCGGTGCACGTCGGCAATCGCCTGGACTCCGACGTGCGCGGTGCACAGCAGCTCGGGATGCGCACGGTTTGGGTGGTGCGCGGCGAAGCTCCACCGGATCCGACGCAGCAGCAGCTGCGCGAGCCGGACATCGCCGTGTTCTCGCTGGCGGAAGCGCCCGGGGCGGTGGACCGGTTGCAGCAGCGAGTCCGGTAG